The following DNA comes from Amycolatopsis albispora.
TGCCCGCGGGTCGACCATCGCCTCCACCGGCAGGTCCACATTGGCCAGGCCGAGTTCTTCGCCGTTGTACAGGTAGATCGCGCCGGGCAGGGCCAGTTCCACCAGCGCCATCGCGCGTGCCCGCCGCAAACCCTGCTCGCCACCGCCGTACCGGCTCACCTGCCGCCAGACGTCGTGATTGGACAGTGTCCAGGTGGCGGGCACCCCGGCGCTGCGCGCGACCGCCAGTGAGCGCTCGATCGACGCACGCATCGCGTCGGCGTCGAAATGGGTGAGCACCAGGCGGAAGTTGAAGCCGAGGTGGAGTTCGTCCGGGCGGAGGTAGCGGGCGAAGCGCTCCTCGTCGGACACCCAGATCTCACCGACCGCCATCGTGCCCGGGTACTCGTCGAGCACCTTGCGGATCATCTGGTGGATCTCGTGCACGCCGTCGTTGTCGAAGCGGCGGTCCGGGATGTCGCGGTACTCACCGCTGATCAGCGCGTCCGCACCGGCCGCGCGCAGGTCCATGTCGGGCAGGCCGGGCGGTTTCGCCATGCCGTGCGCCACGTCGATGCGGAAACCGTCGATGCCGCGGTCCAGCCAGAACCGCAGCGTGCGCTCGAGATCCGCGTGCACCTCGGGATTGCCCCAGTTGAGGTCGGGCTGTTCCGGGGCGAACAGGTGCAGGTACCACTGCCCGTCCGGCACGCGGGTCCACGCCGGACCGCCGAACGCGCTGACCCAGTTGTTCGGCGGGTGCTCACCGGTGATGCCGAGGCCCTCGCGGAAGATGTAGCGCTCCCGCTCGGGACTGCCCGGCAGCGACGCGAGCGCGGCGGTGAACCACTCGTGCCGGTCGCTGGTGTGGTTGGGCACCAGGTCGATGGTGACCTTCATGCCGCGCCCGTGTGCCTCCTCGACCAGCCGGTCGAAGGCGGCCAGATCACCGAACAACGGGTCGACGTCACGCGGATCCGAGATGTCGTAACCGTTGTCGGCCATCGGCGAGCGGTAGAACGGGGTCAGCCACAGCGCGTCGACGCCCAGCAGTTCCAGGTACCCGAGCCTGCTGCGGATTCCGTCCAGGTCACCGACCCCGTCACCGTCGGAGTCGGCGAAGGAACGCACGTACACCTGGTAGAAAACGCTGTCACGCCACCACTGGCCTTCGCCCGCCGCGGTGGTTTTGCTGTCGGCAGCTCTGCGCACGAGGCGCAATCCTTCCACCTCCACGGCGGGGCTCGTCCAGCAGCGTCCGGTTTTTTCTTTCCTGGCTTCAGATCCAGCTGTTCATCATGCTCTGTGCGGCCATTTCGAGGTACGCCCAGAGCTGTTCGGCGTAAGGCTCGGGCAGGTTCGCTTCGTCCACGGCGACCCGCATCGCGCGCAGCCACGCGTCGCGCTCGATCGGGCCGATCTTGAACGGCGCGTGCCGCATCCGCAGCCGCGGGTGCCCGCGCTGGTCGGAGTAGGTGTGCGGACCACCCCAGTACTGCATGAGGAACAGCCGGAACCGCTCCTCGGCCGGGCCGAGGTCCTCCTCCGGGTAGAGCGGGCGGAGGATCTCGTCCTCGGCCACCTGCTGGTAGAACCGCCCGACGATGAACCGGAACGTCGGCTCACCGCCGACGGCCTCGTAGAACGTCTGGGGTTCCTGCGTGTCGGACGTCGCTGGGCTCACTTCCACCACTCCATCATGCCTGGCTGTTCGTGGTCGAGCCGCCGAAGAACCGGCCGAGCGGCGGCTCGAACCCGGCGTCCTCCAGCGCGCTCATGATCCGGGCGCGCAGCGCGCGCTGGGCGGCCCACTGCCTGCCGGGGCGCACCTTCACCGTCATCCGCAGCTGCATGCCCTCGGGCGTGACGGCCTCCACGCCGAGCACCTCGGGCGCTTCGAGCACGTCGGAGGCCAGCGGCTCGCTCTTGACCGCGTCCTCGGCGACCTCGGCGAGCAGCGCGGTCGCCCGGCTGACGTCGGCGTTGTAGTTCAGCGGCACGTCGACCACGGCGACGGCGTGGCCCTGGCTGGAGTTGCCGACCCGCAGCACTTCGCCGTTGCGGACGTACCAGACGGTGCCGTTCAGGTCACGCACGGTGGTGATCCGGAGCCCGACCGCCTCCACGGTGCCGGTGGCCTCACCGAGGTCGACGACGTCACCGACGCCGTACTGGTCCTCGAGCATCATGAACATGCCGGACAGGAAGTCCTTGACCAGGTTCTGCGCACCGAACCCGAGCGCCACGCCGACGATGCCCGCCGACGCGATGATCGGGCCGAGATTGATGCCCAGCTCACCGAGCACCAGGATGAAGGCGAGGCCGTAGACCAGGAACGTGGTCAGCGACTTGAGCACCGAGCCGATCGTCTTGGCGCGCTGGCGGCGGCGTTCGGCCACCAGCGGGCCGAGGATCTCCGGCGCGCGCTCGCGCAGCGGGCGCAGGATGGTGGGCAGCTTGCCGCTGCTCGCGCCGTTGTTCTCGGGCAGCGTGGTGACCTTGTCGATCAGCCTGCGGGCGAGCAGCCGGACCAGGAACGCGATGACGAGGATCAGCAGGATCCGCACCGGCTTCTCGAGCAGCCAGTTCGCCGATCCGGCCAGCCACGCGTTGCCGGTCGTGTCGTAGACCCAGCGGCACCAGCTGCCCGCTTCCTGGGCGCAGAGCGGTATCGGGTCGGTGGGCTGCTGGCTGAGCAGTGCGTTCACGGCTGAGAGGTACTCCTTTTCCGTGGGTGTTTCGCTCATCGTCACGTGGATTTCACGCGCTCCGGCGAGTGTTCCGGGAAGGGCGGGTGAGCCACGCGCTCGGGGTCGCCGGAACCGGCCACCACGGTACCGGTCGATGACACGTCGGATAACACACGTGCGCGATGGGTGTGATCTGTGGTCTTCTATGGCTGAACCGGTGGAGGTGGTCGAGTGCCAGACCGACAACCGATCCCCTTCGGCGCGCCGGGCCGGGAATTGGCCGGGCAGGCGCCGGAGGTTGTGTCCTGCGTCCACTCGGGCGGGTCGACCGGACCCCAGCCCAGTGGTCCGCCGAGCCGTGGCGGGCGTGTGACCCGCGTACACGGCCAGCGCAAGGGACGCGATCCGGGGGGTTCGGGGCCGGCCACGCCACTGGGCGGGCGGCGTCGGGTGCTGCTGCTCAACGCCACCTTCGAGCCGCTGACCGCGCTGCCGCTGCGGCGCGCGGTGGTGCTGCTGCTGTGCGGCAAGGCCGAGGTGGTGCACGGTGATCCGGCCGGGCTGATCCTGCACGCGGCGACGATGACCGTGCCGGTGCCCTCGGTGATCCGGCTGAGCACCTACGTGCGCGTGCCCTACCGCGCGCAGGTGCCGCTGACCAGGGCCGGGCTGATGCACCGCGACCGGTACCGCTGCGTGTACTGCGGTGGCCGCGCGGAGACCATCGACCACGTGGTCCCGCGCAGCAAGGGCGGCGAGCACAGCTGGCAGAACTGCGTGGCGTGCTGCACGAAGTGCAACCACCGCAAGGCGGATTCGCTGCTCAGCGAGATCGGCTGGCGGCTGCCGGTGGTGCCGAGGGCACCGCACGGTCCGCACTGGCGGCTGCTCGCGCACACCACGGACGCGGATCCGCTCTGGCGCCAGTACCTCGGCGCCCCGGCCGCCTGAGGGCAGCCGGGGCGCCGGTGGGCCGTTGCCGGTCGGTGCTGGTGGTTCAGCTGGTGACGCGCGTGCCGCAGGTGACCCGGGTACCACGCGTGACGCGGGTGCCCCTGGTGACGCGGGTGCCCGCGGTGACGCGGGTGCCCGCCGCTGCCGTAACGCGGGTGCCCGCTGCCGCGGTGACCCGGGTGCCCGCCGCCGCGGTGACCCGGGTGCCCTGAGCGCAGGCCGTGACCCGGGTGCCCGCCGCTGCCGTGACGCGCGTGCCTGCTTCCGCCATGACCCGGGTGCCCTGAGCACAGGCCGTGACGCGGGTGCCCGGCGTGCAGGCCGTGACGCGGGTGCCTCGCGTGACCCGGGTGCCGCAGGTGACCCGCGTACCCCTGGTGACGCGCGTACCCCGGGTGACCCGCGTGCCCGCGGTGACCCTGGTACCAGCGGTGACGCGGGTACCGCAGGTGACCCTGGTGCCCGCGGTGACCCGGGTACCGCGCGTGACGCGGGTGCCACGGGTGACTCGCGTACCGGCGGTGACGCGTGTGTCCCGCGTCACCCTCGTGCCACGCCCGTCCGAGTCAAGACTCAGCCGGGTCATCTCGTTGAGTGACGAAAAACGGTCGTACGTCGCCTGGGCGGGGGTGGGGGCGCTCTGCATGACGTGTCCTCCTGGGACCGTTCCGTGACAATTGAAGCTGGGAAGCGAGGCGGCAAGGCCCGTACAGGTGAAAAAAGTACGAGGATTTCACCGTGGGAACAAGACAACAGCGGTGAGTACCGCCGCACGTACGTTGAGTTGCCATCTTTCGGCCACCCCGCTTCCCCCTGTTGGCCGGTTGCCGACGAGGCAAGCGGGGGACGCCCCGTGAATGCTTGGCCAACCACGGCGTCCCGGCACACCCGGCTGGGCCATCAGCTACGCTGCGCGCGTGAACTTGGTCGAGACGCTTCTGGTCTTCGCGGCCGCGCCGCTGGCCATCTACCTGGTGGTCAGCCTGGTGACGCTGCGGTCGAAATTCTCCGGTGCGCCGAGGTACCGCCCCGGCCAGCCCTGGGAATACGCGCCGATCTGGTGGAGCGCGAACCCCGAGGGAGCCGGTCGCCGGCTCGCCGCCGGGACCGAGGAAGGCGGCGCCACCGCCGTCACGGCACGA
Coding sequences within:
- a CDS encoding mechanosensitive ion channel family protein; translated protein: MNALLSQQPTDPIPLCAQEAGSWCRWVYDTTGNAWLAGSANWLLEKPVRILLILVIAFLVRLLARRLIDKVTTLPENNGASSGKLPTILRPLRERAPEILGPLVAERRRQRAKTIGSVLKSLTTFLVYGLAFILVLGELGINLGPIIASAGIVGVALGFGAQNLVKDFLSGMFMMLEDQYGVGDVVDLGEATGTVEAVGLRITTVRDLNGTVWYVRNGEVLRVGNSSQGHAVAVVDVPLNYNADVSRATALLAEVAEDAVKSEPLASDVLEAPEVLGVEAVTPEGMQLRMTVKVRPGRQWAAQRALRARIMSALEDAGFEPPLGRFFGGSTTNSQA
- a CDS encoding HNH endonuclease, with protein sequence MPDRQPIPFGAPGRELAGQAPEVVSCVHSGGSTGPQPSGPPSRGGRVTRVHGQRKGRDPGGSGPATPLGGRRRVLLLNATFEPLTALPLRRAVVLLLCGKAEVVHGDPAGLILHAATMTVPVPSVIRLSTYVRVPYRAQVPLTRAGLMHRDRYRCVYCGGRAETIDHVVPRSKGGEHSWQNCVACCTKCNHRKADSLLSEIGWRLPVVPRAPHGPHWRLLAHTTDADPLWRQYLGAPAA
- a CDS encoding glycoside hydrolase family 13 protein gives rise to the protein MRRAADSKTTAAGEGQWWRDSVFYQVYVRSFADSDGDGVGDLDGIRSRLGYLELLGVDALWLTPFYRSPMADNGYDISDPRDVDPLFGDLAAFDRLVEEAHGRGMKVTIDLVPNHTSDRHEWFTAALASLPGSPERERYIFREGLGITGEHPPNNWVSAFGGPAWTRVPDGQWYLHLFAPEQPDLNWGNPEVHADLERTLRFWLDRGIDGFRIDVAHGMAKPPGLPDMDLRAAGADALISGEYRDIPDRRFDNDGVHEIHQMIRKVLDEYPGTMAVGEIWVSDEERFARYLRPDELHLGFNFRLVLTHFDADAMRASIERSLAVARSAGVPATWTLSNHDVWRQVSRYGGGEQGLRRARAMALVELALPGAIYLYNGEELGLANVDLPVEAMVDPRARTAGPDRGRDGCRVPIPWEGEEPPFGFSTAERAWLPMPAEWAGLTVEAQLEDAGSTLSLYRHALELRHQHPAFDGEEVEWYGAPAGCFALRRKPGGLVCALNTSAAPVDLPPGEVLLSSTPLVDGKLPPDAAAWLV
- a CDS encoding globin, which encodes MSPATSDTQEPQTFYEAVGGEPTFRFIVGRFYQQVAEDEILRPLYPEEDLGPAEERFRLFLMQYWGGPHTYSDQRGHPRLRMRHAPFKIGPIERDAWLRAMRVAVDEANLPEPYAEQLWAYLEMAAQSMMNSWI